In Fimbriiglobus ruber, a single genomic region encodes these proteins:
- a CDS encoding catalase, producing MAQQPPAPKPLTEDGGQPVGNNQNSRTAGPGGPVLLDNFHLIQKLARFDRERIPERVVHARGVGVHGEFVSYGDWSTHTKAKLFAAKGKTTPTFVRFSTVIHPAGSPEQLRDPRGFAVKFYTEEGNWDLVGNNLPVFFIRDAMKFPDMVHSLKPSPVTNQQDPNRFFDFFSHVPESTHMLTFLYSDQGTPANLRQMDGFGVHAFKWVNAKGDVTYVKFNWRSQQGHKTMTAAEAAAASAKNHSGHTEDLYEAIAAKDFPSWELGVQMLPAADLDKFDFDLLDATKVWTGVDEVKVGKLTLNRVPENFFQVTEQAAFSPGMVVPGIEPSEDKLLQGRLFSYADTQRYRIGANYLDVPVNRPLAQVANNNQNGALNQGVRAGDVNYEPSVTTGGRRDQPESEASKATLVGTVTQQPIKKTLNFKQAGDLFESFADEQKTNLIANLAGDLGRVKNAEVKLTMVSYFYRANADYGTRLAKAVGVNLDAVKEKVEQPQTNTGASRK from the coding sequence ATCGCCCAGCAACCGCCCGCCCCCAAACCGCTCACGGAGGACGGTGGCCAACCCGTCGGCAACAACCAAAACAGTCGCACCGCAGGTCCCGGCGGGCCGGTGCTGCTCGACAACTTCCACCTCATTCAGAAGTTGGCCCGGTTCGACCGCGAACGCATCCCGGAGCGGGTCGTCCACGCCCGCGGCGTCGGGGTCCACGGCGAGTTCGTCAGCTACGGCGACTGGTCGACCCACACCAAAGCGAAGCTGTTTGCCGCCAAGGGCAAGACGACGCCGACGTTCGTGCGGTTCAGCACGGTCATCCACCCAGCCGGCTCGCCCGAACAGCTCCGCGACCCGCGCGGGTTCGCCGTCAAGTTTTACACGGAGGAGGGGAACTGGGATCTGGTGGGGAACAACTTGCCGGTGTTCTTCATCCGCGACGCGATGAAGTTCCCGGACATGGTTCACTCGCTCAAGCCGAGCCCGGTCACCAACCAGCAAGACCCGAATCGGTTCTTCGACTTCTTCAGCCACGTGCCCGAATCGACGCACATGCTGACCTTCCTGTACTCGGACCAGGGTACCCCGGCGAACCTCCGGCAGATGGACGGTTTCGGCGTCCATGCGTTCAAGTGGGTCAACGCCAAGGGCGACGTGACTTACGTGAAGTTCAACTGGCGGAGCCAACAGGGGCACAAAACGATGACTGCGGCCGAGGCCGCTGCCGCGTCGGCCAAGAACCACAGCGGGCACACCGAAGACCTGTACGAAGCGATTGCCGCAAAGGACTTCCCGAGCTGGGAACTCGGCGTGCAGATGCTCCCGGCCGCCGACCTCGACAAGTTCGACTTCGACCTGCTCGACGCAACGAAAGTCTGGACCGGCGTGGACGAAGTGAAAGTCGGCAAACTGACACTGAACCGCGTACCCGAGAACTTCTTCCAGGTCACCGAGCAGGCCGCCTTTTCGCCCGGCATGGTAGTGCCCGGCATCGAGCCGAGCGAGGACAAACTCCTCCAGGGCCGCCTGTTCAGCTACGCGGACACGCAGCGCTACCGCATCGGCGCCAACTATCTCGACGTGCCGGTGAACCGCCCGCTCGCCCAAGTCGCGAACAACAACCAGAACGGGGCGTTGAACCAGGGTGTCCGGGCGGGCGATGTGAACTACGAGCCGAGTGTGACCACCGGTGGCCGCCGCGACCAACCCGAGAGCGAAGCGAGTAAGGCCACGCTGGTCGGCACTGTAACCCAACAGCCGATCAAGAAGACGCTCAACTTCAAACAAGCAGGCGACCTGTTCGAGTCCTTCGCCGACGAGCAGAAGACGAACCTGATCGCCAACCTCGCGGGCGACCTGGGCCGCGTGAAGAACGCCGAGGTGAAGCTGACGATGGTGTCGTACTTTTATCGGGCTAACGCGGACTACGGCACCCGATTGGCGAAGGCGGTGGGCGTGAACCTCGACGCGGTCAAGGAGAAGGTGGAACAACCCCAGACGAATACCGGGGCGAGCCGGAAGTAA